Proteins encoded within one genomic window of Festucalex cinctus isolate MCC-2025b chromosome 18, RoL_Fcin_1.0, whole genome shotgun sequence:
- the mpzl2b gene encoding myelin protein zero-like protein 2b isoform X1, with translation MQEVAKHRPSGVFSFREEHTCMPPFYYHEGTVRVETASMFASLMCPTWHLLLLGGFVLSGVTHVSGIEIYAPSELEAVNGTTVKLKCTFRSSHPVSAQSVIVSWNFRPLNSKTDESVFYYQEEAYPPQSGRFKDHVVWSGDVTRNDASITLHNVPPTFNGTYICNVRNRPDVHGNNRETTLSVVTKASLSEITILVIAIVGGCVLIMVLLCICLAVKFYKKRRRGEDIEMNTQEPTAKDPKPKTKPKPKPKRKDPTVCKPEEAAHLILAKEILEVVSSDDEESEPSSGDDDEDDDNEEDDDDDDDDDDDDDDDD, from the exons ATGCAAGAAGTGGCCAAACACCGCCCATCAGGTGTGTTCTCGTTCCGAGAG gaaCATACATGCATGCCCCCATTCTACTATCACGAAGGGACTGTCCGAGTTGAGACGGCATCGATGTTTGCCAGTCTCATGTGTCCGACATGGCATCTGCTTCTCCTGGGAGGATTCGTCCTGTCag GAGTGACACACGTGTCAGGAATTGAGATCTATGCTCCGAGTGAGCTGGAGGCGGTGAACGGGACCACAGTGAAACTCAAGTGCACCTTCCGTTCCAGTCATCCTGTGTCGGCTCAGTCCGTTATCGTGTCTTGGAATTTCCGGCCACTGAATTCGAAAACAGACGAGTCG GTGTTCTACTACCAGGAGGAGGCGTACCCTCCTCAGAGCGGACGCTTTAAAGACCACGTGGTGTGGTCAGGCGATGTTACGAGAAATGACGCCTCCATCACCCTGCACAACGTGCCGCCAACGTTTAACGGCACGTACATCTGCAACGTGCGAAACCGCCCAGATGTGCACGGCAATAACAGAGAGACCACGCTCAGTGTCGTCACCAAAG CTTCCCTCTCCGAGATCACCATCCTGGTCATCGCAATCGTCGGCGGCTGTGTGCTTATCATGGTCCTGCTCTGTATCTGCTTGGCCGTGAAATTCTACAAAAAGAGGCGCAGGGGCGAGGACATAGAGATGAACACACAGGAGCCCACCGCCAAGGACCCCAAGCCCAAGACCAAGCCCAAGCCCAAACCCAAGCGCAAGGACCCGACCGTGTG TAAACCCGAGGAAGCGGCTCACCTGATTCTTGCGAAGGAGATACTGGAAGTTGTTAGCTCAGATGATGAAGAGTCTGAGCCGAGCAGTGGAGACGATGACGAGGACGACGACaatgaagaagatgatgatgatgacgacgatgacgatgatgatgatgacgatgacgattaA
- the mpzl2b gene encoding myelin protein zero-like protein 2b isoform X2 yields the protein MPPFYYHEGTVRVETASMFASLMCPTWHLLLLGGFVLSGVTHVSGIEIYAPSELEAVNGTTVKLKCTFRSSHPVSAQSVIVSWNFRPLNSKTDESVFYYQEEAYPPQSGRFKDHVVWSGDVTRNDASITLHNVPPTFNGTYICNVRNRPDVHGNNRETTLSVVTKASLSEITILVIAIVGGCVLIMVLLCICLAVKFYKKRRRGEDIEMNTQEPTAKDPKPKTKPKPKPKRKDPTVCKPEEAAHLILAKEILEVVSSDDEESEPSSGDDDEDDDNEEDDDDDDDDDDDDDDDD from the exons ATGCCCCCATTCTACTATCACGAAGGGACTGTCCGAGTTGAGACGGCATCGATGTTTGCCAGTCTCATGTGTCCGACATGGCATCTGCTTCTCCTGGGAGGATTCGTCCTGTCag GAGTGACACACGTGTCAGGAATTGAGATCTATGCTCCGAGTGAGCTGGAGGCGGTGAACGGGACCACAGTGAAACTCAAGTGCACCTTCCGTTCCAGTCATCCTGTGTCGGCTCAGTCCGTTATCGTGTCTTGGAATTTCCGGCCACTGAATTCGAAAACAGACGAGTCG GTGTTCTACTACCAGGAGGAGGCGTACCCTCCTCAGAGCGGACGCTTTAAAGACCACGTGGTGTGGTCAGGCGATGTTACGAGAAATGACGCCTCCATCACCCTGCACAACGTGCCGCCAACGTTTAACGGCACGTACATCTGCAACGTGCGAAACCGCCCAGATGTGCACGGCAATAACAGAGAGACCACGCTCAGTGTCGTCACCAAAG CTTCCCTCTCCGAGATCACCATCCTGGTCATCGCAATCGTCGGCGGCTGTGTGCTTATCATGGTCCTGCTCTGTATCTGCTTGGCCGTGAAATTCTACAAAAAGAGGCGCAGGGGCGAGGACATAGAGATGAACACACAGGAGCCCACCGCCAAGGACCCCAAGCCCAAGACCAAGCCCAAGCCCAAACCCAAGCGCAAGGACCCGACCGTGTG TAAACCCGAGGAAGCGGCTCACCTGATTCTTGCGAAGGAGATACTGGAAGTTGTTAGCTCAGATGATGAAGAGTCTGAGCCGAGCAGTGGAGACGATGACGAGGACGACGACaatgaagaagatgatgatgatgacgacgatgacgatgatgatgatgacgatgacgattaA
- the epd gene encoding ependymin has product MYTAVLLFIFMCWTATAHGEHHQPCRSPNMTGLASVMGMRAETRAIGAFTYDSMNKKLRFQSNVTVPFNATLDLDLLVFFDEGILYKIDSKNQSCEKKSLQNRKHPFALPTDATFLSTMTSGSTFIEGEGLKFQVWTIPTPGFKSQTIMCTTMGCLPLSTFYVTESSMFFFSNMNVELEIKDPDLLVVPPFCQGLHAEETPEGTVYGFFDEFL; this is encoded by the exons ATGTATACAGCTGTTCTGCTGTTCATCTTCATGTGCTGGACTGCCACTGCCCATGGAGAGCACCATCAGCCTTGTC GTTCACCCAATATGACAGGATTAGCTTCCGTG ATGGGAATGAGAGCTGAAACGAGAGCAATCGGCGCGTTCACGTACGACTCAATGAACAAGAAACTCCGCTTCCAGTCGAATGTAACCGTACCCTTCAACGCAACCTTGGATCTGGATCTTTTGGTGTTCTTTGACGAG GGGATATTATACAAGATCGACAGCAAAAATCAGAGCTGTGAGAAGAAGTCACTGCAAAACAGAAAGCACCCTTTCGCTTTACCCACGGATGCCACCTTCTTGTCCACAATGACCTCTGGGAGTACTTTCATCGAGGGGGAAGGCCTGAAATTTCAAGTATGGACAATACCAACGCCAGGTTTTAAAA GTCAAACCATCATGTGCACAACAATGGGGTGTTTACCTCTTAGTACGTTCTACGTGACAGAATCTTCTATGTTCTTCTTCAG CAACATGAATGTTGAACTGGAGATCAAGGATCCTGATCTCCTTGTAGTGCCTCCCTTTTGCCAAGGATTGCATGCAGAGGAGACACCAGAAGGGACAGTATATGGCTTCTTTGATGAATTCCTCTAA